A genomic region of Salvelinus namaycush isolate Seneca chromosome 7, SaNama_1.0, whole genome shotgun sequence contains the following coding sequences:
- the LOC120050774 gene encoding otolith matrix protein 1 — protein sequence MDHLDRRLAVTLLLFSFISFSTQKTSISWCVVSEAEEQKCLDLAGSATARNIRGTLLCVRGQSPTDCMEKIKNGTADAAAMFADDIYTAGWCYGLELAAGESYNGVDGISYYVVAMARRSSSDLSLLEMHERSSCHPGIRTTVGWTVPIGFLVNTSQISVDEQCNFPKAVGDFFGYSCVPGVKDREHDPRGNNPKNLCEACIGDDNERHICVNNHRERHYGEAGALRCVAENLGDVAFVKHTTIFDNLDGNNMESWAMDLELEDLKLLCPDGSEAGLFDHETCHLAVVPANAVVVRLEDKCRVWKYLERLQNVFGNTTMFSSVGYTQSDLLFSDSTHHLLRVVGSYTSWLGPSYTTVLQAFECESLC from the exons ATGGATCATCTGGACAGAAGGCTGGCAGtgactcttctcctcttctcattcATCTCGTTCTCCACTCAGAAAACCTCAA TCTCCTGGTGTGTAGTGTCGGAGGCAGAGGAGCAGAAATGTCTGGATCTGGCTGGGAGTGCTACAGCTCGGAATATCAGAGGAACGCTGCTGTGCGTCCGTGGCCAGAGTCCGACAGACTGTATGGAGAAGATCAAG AATGGTACAGCGGATGCAGCAGCCATGTTTGCTGATGACATCTACACAGCTGGCTGGTGCTATGGACTAGAACTGGCTGCTGGAGAGTCTTACAACGGAGTGG ATGGTATCAGCTACTATGTTGTAGCTATGGCTCGTCGCTCCTCCAGTGACCTGTCCCTGTTGGAGATGCATGAACGCAG CTCCTGTCACCCAGGGATCCGTACCACGGTGGGCTGGACTGTTCCTATTGGCTTCCTGGTCAACACCTCACAGATCAGTGTCGATGAACAATGCAACTTTCCTAAAG CGGTGGGGGACTTCTTTGGCTACAGCTGTGTACCAGGAGTAAAGGACAGAGAACACGACCCCAGAGGAAACAACCCTAAGAACCTGTGTGAAGCCTGCATAGGAGACGACAACGAGAGACATATATGTGTTAACAACCACCGAGAGAGACACTATGGAGAGGCTGGGGCActgag GTGTGTGGCTGAGAATTTGGGCGATGTGGCATTTGTCAAACACACCACCATTTTTGACAACTTGGATG GCAACAATATGGAATCATGGGCCATGGACCTGGAACTGGAGGACCTAAAGCTGCTGTGCCCGGATGGCAGCGAGGCCGGGCTGTTTGACCATGAGACGTGTCACCTGGCTGTGGTGCCAGCTAACGCTGTGGTGGTACGACTAGAGGACAAGTGTAGAGTCTGGAAATACCTGGAACgcctacag aATGTGTTTGGGAACACCACCATGTTCAGCTCAGTGGGCTACACCCAATCAGATCTCCTGTTTTCTGACTCCACCCACCACCTACTCAGGGTTGTGGGTAGTTACACTTCCTGGTTGGGTCCTTCATACACCACTGTCCTGCAGGCCTTCGAGTGTGAAA GTTTGTGCTGA